A genome region from Sediminispirochaeta bajacaliforniensis DSM 16054 includes the following:
- a CDS encoding DUF3783 domain-containing protein: MEEEKKDERMVLLHGFNNQEAVAIMRAVKSVIEDPQGVAFSVTTPTNIQWQVGQLIREVREEHEYMKENPPSTK; this comes from the coding sequence ATGGAAGAAGAGAAAAAAGACGAACGAATGGTGCTGCTTCACGGTTTCAACAACCAGGAAGCGGTGGCCATCATGAGGGCCGTAAAGTCGGTCATAGAAGATCCCCAGGGAGTGGCTTTTTCGGTAACAACCCCGACGAATATACAGTGGCAGGTCGGTCAGCTTATTCGTGAGGTCAGGGAAGAGCACGAATACATGAAGGAAAACCCGCCATCGACAAAATAG